In the Nymphalis io chromosome 2, ilAglIoxx1.1, whole genome shotgun sequence genome, one interval contains:
- the LOC126773832 gene encoding DNA polymerase alpha catalytic subunit, with protein sequence MAESLAGQRAKRQKVDKHGRMTALEKLKLLKGKGSKHKYDVDEMENVYDTVDETEYTERVLQRQEDDWIEDDGTGYVEDGREIFDDDDGIDDTYVASTKESGRGQKRKAKVAPPSGKGNIRNLLGAMPAKKKDDAKISEDNILSDIMSDLDGSTSTAVKPKSFMPSKTNIIESNKKEAQNYFKNLSTSVKKPTPPIKVEATASTHHNKTNDQNSQLKKQSNDHIPKKSEWNIDKEIKKELEDSATQNIEEFQTQEINFDDDFSNDAALCEVAEVKEETPTVSNTITDVAEEFLNEDFEIFPTKKETKELKPLSSNWADQNQNQVVSSVQTDGQLPLQTNKEGEKVLKFYWLDAWEDRFVKPGVVYLFGKVYVNPANKKAGCISCCLVIKNVNRQLFLLPREYKLDPITLEPTDQEVTMMDVYQDFNSSVASELGLKNFKSRKVTKNYCFNLPDIPAQCDYLEVKYSAALPPPQSGKKYSTFSHIFGTNTSSLETFLLDRKIKGPCWLEVKQVENVQAKVSWCKLEATCEKMEQVNVIRDDNDLEPPPIVIATLNMRTATDPKTNKTKILMLSCLAHNSFPIHKPPPNPPFHQHFCVMTKCIDIWPLDLKQHLSQYKATRLTKCDSERELLNFFMVQFWKLDPDLVVGHDLQGFQQDLLIGNILDLRIPNWSRLGRLKRSVAPQRKYAAKDAFLGRLVCDIKLSAMELIRARSFDLDTLCVNVLKMKEGDRVDVALEDLPRYYESTNDLLQLVTLSMQDASYILKIMCELNVVPLALQITQIAGNVMSRTLMGGRSERNEYLLLHAFNEKSYIVPDKVYGKKIVVDDADGDEQEEAGSNVSKKQGKKKAAYSGGLVLDPKKGFYDKLILLMDFNSLYPSIIQEYNICFTTIKRKNGAVLDDDINNLVLPGPNTDFGILPTQIRKLVESRREVKKLMKSPDLSPEQYMQYNIRQMGLKLTANSMYGCLGFTHSRFYAKPLAALVTMKGREILMDTKEIVQKLNYDVVYGDTDSLMINTNCLDYDYVFKIGNDLKREINKKYKQIELDIDGVFKYLLLLKKKKYAAVVISKNKTGEFIFTQEHKGLDIVRRDWSQLAAEAGKFILSQILSEQTADERLESIQNHLNKLKDDLVSGKMPLSLLTITKQLTKNPNEYADKNSQPHVQVALRLNAKNSRRFKKGDIVPYIICEDGTANSATQRAYHIEELKNSEYLKVDYKYYLAHQLHPVISRICEPIEGMDPARVADCLGLDPSGYRQIIKKENTNTDTYEVENDQEKYRHCKEFLFVCVNENCKTENRVRETFVTLDKENLTFLEKCQNPKCSVKPVDYVACIQNQLILQMRQYHNQYYAGWLSCEDPACGYRTIRLPQTFAGGYPLCRQCEKGVMFRDYTEKDLYLQINFFHFLFDINKNNTSKTKISTPIISAFQVLKETVEDVLAHSAYSIINLSKLFRFFRLDNKNGSTIKPEPVEIDILPETEHIDALMEMGTY encoded by the exons ATGGCAGAATCTTTAG ctGGTCAAAGAGCCAAAAGGCAAAAAGTTGATAAACATGGTCGCATGACGGCTTTAGAAAAGCTGAAACTTCTAAAAGGAAAGGGCtcaaaacataaatatgatGTAGACGAAATGGAGAATGTTTACGATACGGTCGACGAGACAGAATACACCGAACGAGTTTTGCAGCGACAAGAAGATGACTGGATCGAAGACG atgGCACAGGATATGTCGAAGACGGTAGAGAaatttttgatgatgatgatggaaTTGATGATACATATGTTGCAAGTACTAAGGAATCTGGCCGAGGACAAAAGAGAAAAGCCAAAGTTGCACCACCTTCAGGGAAAGGCAATATAAGAAATCTCTTAGGAGCCATGCCAGCTAAGAAAAAAGAT gaTGCAAAAATATCAGAAGACAACATTTTATCAGATATCATGTCAGATTTGGATGGAAGTACCTCAACTGCAGTCAAACCAAAGTCCTTCATGCCAAGCAAAACTAATATCATAGAATCAAACAAAAAAGAAGCTCAAAACTACTTCAAAAACTTATCAACTTCTGTAAAAAAACCTACTCCACCTATTAAAGTTGAGGCAACAGCATCTACACACCACAACAAAACAAAT gATCAAAATAGTCAGTTAAAAAAACAGTCAAATGATCATATCCCAAAGAAATCTGAATGGAACATagataaagaaataaagaaagaaTTAGAAGACTCTGCAACTCAGAACATAGAAGAGTTTCAGACACAAGAAATCAATTTTGATGATGATTTTAGCAATGATGCTGCCTTGTGTGAAGTTGCAGAAGTCAAAGAAGAGACTCCAACTGTCTCTAACACTATAACAGATGTAGCTGAAGAATTTTTGAATGaggattttgaaatatttccaacaaaaaaagaaacaaaagaatTAAAACCTTTGAGCAGTAATTGGGCAGATCAGAATCAAAATCAAGTGGTTTCTTCTGTTCAAACCGATGGTCAACTTCCACTTCAAACTAACAAAGAAGGGGAGAAAGttcttaaattttattggtTAGACGCTTGGGAAGATAGATTTGTTAAACCAGGTGTTGTGTATTTATTTGGTAAAGTATATGTGAATCCAGCAAACAAGAAAGCAGGCTGTATTTCTTGCTGTTtggttataaaaaatgtaaatcgtCAGTTGTTTCTTCTTCCAAGGGAATAt AAATTGGATCCCATAACATTGGAACCAACAGACCAAGAAGTCACAATGATGGATGTGTATCAAGATTTTAATAGCTCAGTGGCCAGTGAGTTGggtttaaaaaattttaagtCTAGGAAGGTCACTAAAAATTACTGCTTTAACTTGCCTGACATACCTGCGCAGTGTGACTATTTAGAAGTGAAATATTCT GCTGCATTACCCCCACCCCAATCAGGGAagaaatattcaacattttctCACATATTTGGTACAAATACTTCTTCTTTAGAGACATTTTTGCTGGATAGAAAAATCAAAGGTCCCTGTTGGTTAGAAGTGAAACAAGTTGAAAATGTCCAAGCCAAAGTGTCGTGGTGTAAGCTAGAGGCTACTTGTGAGAAAATGGAACAAGTTAATGTTATCAGAGATGATAATGATCTGGAACCACCACCAATTGTTATTGCAACA CTTAATATGCGTACTGCCACAGATCCAAAAACAAATAAGACAAAAATTTTGATGTTGAGCTGCCTAGCGCACAATTCCTTTCCAATACATAAACCACCACCAAATCCACCATTTCATCAGCACTTCTGtg TAATGACGAAATGTATTGACATATGGCCACTTGATCTCAAACAACATTTATCTCAATACAAGGCAACAAGACTGACCAAATGTGATTCAGAAAGAGAACTTCTTAACTTTTTTATGGTACAGTTTTGGAAGCTAGATCCAGACTTAGTTGTGGGTCATGATTTACAAGGCTTTCAACAGGATTTGCTTATTGGTAACATCTTAGATTTACGTATTCCAAATTGGTCTCGTCTAGGCCGACTTAAGAGGTCAGTAGCACCTCAGAGAAAATATGCAGCCAAGGACGCATTTTTAGGAAGACTGGTGTGTGACATAAAACTTTCTGCCATGGAGCTAATACGAGCCCGAAGTTTTGATTTAGACACACTGTGTGTAAATGTTCTTAAAATGAAAGAAGGCGATCGCGTCGATGTAGCTCTCGAAGATTTACCACGTTACTATGAAAGTACTAATGATCTTCTACAATTAGTAACATTAAGTATGCAGGATGCctcatacatattaaaaatcatgTGTGAACTTAATGTAGTACCATTAGCATTACAAATTACACAAATTGCTGGTAATGTGATGTCTCGAACTCTAATGGGTGGAAGATCTGAAAGAAATGAGTATTTATTGCTACATGCTTTTAATGAAAAGAGTTATATTGTACCGGATAAAGTCTATGGTAAAAAAATAGTTGTTGATGACGCGGATGGGGATGAACAAGAAGAAGCTGGCTCAAATGTATCAAAAAAACAAGGTAAAAAAAAAGCCGCATATTCCGGCGGTCTCGTGCTTGACCCTAAAAAAGGTTTCTATGATAAACTAATTCTCCTGATGGACTTTAACTCTTTGTACCCAAGTATTATACAagaatacaatatttgttttacaacaatTAAAAGGAAAAATGGCGCAGTACTTGACGATGATATAAATAACCTCGTTTTGCCTGGTCCAAATACTGATTTTGGTATCCTTCCCACTCAGATTAGAAAACTTGTGGAAAGCAGAAGGGAGGTAAAAAAGTTGATGAAATCACCAGACTTGTCACCTGAACAatatatgcaatataatataagacaaaTGGGCTTAAAACTTACAGCAAATTCTATGTATGGATGCCTGGGTTTTACCCATTCCAGATTTTATGCAAAACCACTAGCAGCCTTAGTTACTATGAAGGGCAGGGAAATTCTTATGGATACAAAAGAAATTGTGCAAAAGTTAAACTATGACGTTGTATATGGAGACACAGACAGTTTGATGATAAATACAAACTGTTTAGATTACGACTATGTATTTAAGATTGGCAATGATCTGAAAAGAGAGATTAACAAAAAGTACAAGCAGATTGAATTAGATATTGATGgagtttttaaatatctacttcttttaaaaaaaaagaagtatgCTGCTGTAGTAATTAGTAAGAACAAAACTGGTGAATTTATATTTACCCAGGAACACAAGGGTTTAGATATTGTTAGACGTGATTGGTCACAATTGGCAGCAGAAGCGGGCAAATTTATACTAAGTCAAATACTTTCCGAACAAACAGCCGACGAGAGGCTCGAAAGTattcaaaatcatttaaataaattgaaagatGATTTAGTAAGTGGTAAAATGCCATTATCCTTATTAACTATCACAAAACAACTTACCAAAAATCCAAATGAATATGCTGACAAGAACTCTCAACCACATGTCCAAGTAGCATTGAGATTAAATGCTAAAAATAGTAgaagatttaaaaaaggtgacATAGTTCCTTATATAATTTGTGAAGATGGCACCGCTAATTCAGCAACACAAAGAGCTTACCATATAGAAGAGTTAAAAAATTCTGAATATCTCAAAGTGGATTACAAGTATTACTTGGCACATCAACTTCATCCCGTCATATCACGTATATGCGAACCCATAGAAGGCATGGATCCGGCGCGAGTCGCCGATTGTCTTGGTCTGGACCCTTCAGGTTAtcgacaaattattaaaaaagaaaacacaaaCACAGACACATATGAGGTTGAAAACGATCAAGAAAAGTACAGACATTGCAAAGAatttttgtttgtgtgtgtaaacGAGAACTGTAAAACTGAAAATAGAGTCCGAGAAACATTTGTCACATTGGATAAAGAAAATTTAACGTTCTTAGAAAAATGTCAAAACCCTAAATGTTCTGTAAAACCAGTTGATTATGTTGCTTGCATTCAAAACCAATTGATTCTACAAATGCGGCAGTACCATAACCAGTATTACGCAGGCTGGTTATCCTGTGAAGACCCAGCTTGCGGATACCGCACGATTCGACTTCCGCAAACATTTGCCGGTGGCTATCCTTTATGTAGACAGTGTGAAAAAGGGGTTATGTTCAGAGATTACACTGAAAAAGATTTGTACCTTCAGataaacttttttcattttttatttgatattaataaaaacaatacttcaa aAACTAAAATATCTACACCAATCATTTCTGCATTTCAAGTTTTAAAAGAGACTGTAGAAGATGTCCTGGCACACTCGGCATACTCTATAATTAACTTATCTAAATTGTTTAGATTTTTCCGTCtagataataaaaatggaaGTACCATTAAACCAGAACCTGTGGAAATCGATATCTTACCAGAAACTGAACACATTGATGCTTTAATGGAAATGGGGACTTACTAG